Genomic window (Sulfurovum sp. NBC37-1):
AACCTTGGAAGCCATACCTTTTCAAACTCCACTCCTATGGCAAAATAGAGATCCGCCTTGGCGATCTCCTTCATCTGCGAGGGCTTTGGTTCATAGGTATGTGGGGAGTTCCCCGGCATGACCATCAGGGCAATATCGACCTTGTCCCCGCCGACTGCTTTGATGAAAGTCTTTTCAGGCAGGATACTAACGACAGCATTGATATTAGAAAATATATATGTGCTTGAAAGCATAAATAAAAGGATGATTTTTTTCATAAACAGATTATAGCCAAATTATATTACCTCACCAACAAAATATCCAAACGTTGATTTGTGTATTCAATAGAAAATGATATACTTTGACTCGATCCTGCAATGGAAGGTATATTTATGAAAACGATGATACAACTGTTTTTTCTGTTCCTCATATTGCCTGTCTCTGTTTTTTCACAAGAATCAGGGTATAAACTGGGACATGGTATAAAAGTGGGGGATCTGCCGCTCTATATGGGAGGCTATTTCTCGCTGGAGTATGAAGATCTGTCCCACACCGCCGGCCGCTCATTAAAACTCGATGATATCTCCGTGATGTTGTATGGCGAACATGAAAATATAGCGTATATGATGGAATTTGAAGCCAGTGATATCTATACCGAATCTTTTGGCGGTCCTGAAGCCAGTGAAGAGGTGAATGACCATTTTCATATAGAGCGGATGTATCTGGATTATACTTTCAATGAACATACTATGGCAAGAATGGGGAAATTCAACTCTCCCATAGGGTTGTGGAACCTTATTTCGATCAATGTACTGCGAGATACGACATCCAACCCGGTTATCAGTGAAATACTCTTTCCCCGATTCACTACAGGGGTGGAGCTAAAGTACAGCAGCAACAATGACAGTATGCTGACTGTGGATGTATTGGTACAGGGAACGGAAGATATGGATGCGCTCATCAGTGACGAAGTTTACAATAATTTGGATACGGACCGTCATTACGGTGCAGGACTGTCCGCAGAGGGTGATGCATGGAATTACCATTTGAATGCCGGCTATTTTCGGCTCGTCAGTGACAAATCATACTTTTACTTTTCAGCAGCAGTGCAATATTTCCATGAAAAGTTCAAACTGCAGGGCGAGGTCGGCACACAATTTGATGATGAAGGTACAACCGTGCCCTATGTCGGCTATGTTCAGGGGCTCTATACCCTCAAAGAGGGGCATGAAGCGATATTCAGGGTAGAGAGTTATGATGACCGTGATACCGACAGGCAGGATACATTTGCAGTATTTGCCTATACGTACAGGCCGTTGTATTCCGTTGCCATCAAAGGAGAGTATCAGTGGCACTCCTTTAGCGAGGACAACAAATTCATGTTGTCTTTTTCCATGCTTTTTTAGGTTCGCGGTATGCTGAAGTTCCTCTTCGCTTTTCTTTTGTTGTCTGTGGCCGTGTCGGCAGATGACCTGCTGGTCGTCACCAATGCTTCCAACGATATAAATACAGTGACTCCATTCCAGCTTCGTCAGGTCTATCTGGGTAAACGGCGCTTTTGGAAAGAGATGAAACTGCTTCCGCTCAACCTGCCCCCGCAGAACAAACTGAGAAAAAAGTTTGAAAAAAATGTGTTGCATATGAGCCCGTCAGCACTGGATGCATACTGGATGAAAGAACACTATCTGGGGCATCGTCCGCCGTACCGTGTTGAATCCGTTGAAAGCATGATACGCTTTGTCAAAAAGGTCAAGGGCGCTATTGGGTATATTCCTGAACGTAAGGCAGTCAAGGGTATTAAAGTAATTTACAGGATAAAAGAGTGAATAGTATATTGAAAAATATTATACCAAGAACATTGAAAAATAAGCTGCGTATTGTTCTTTTTTTCATCGGGTTCGTTCCCTTCATTGTAATTTTGCTTTATCTGCATAACCTTGGAAAAGAAAAGATACTTGATGATACTCTGGCCATTCAGCATGCACAAATGCACCTGGTAAAAACCAATATTGAACAGCAGTTAATCTCGTTGCAGAAAGAACTCCATTTTCTTGCTACGCTTGATATGATGAACGATATGACCGTGGAAGATGTCGATAAGCGTATTGCAGCACTTTTGCTGCATAAAAAACAGGATATCGGGACCAATGTAGACCTTTTTGCGCTGGATACCAACGGAAAGATCGTCGCATCTACATCAAAACAGAATAAAGAGATATTTGTCTATACCAAAGAGGTAGAGCATGCTTCCCGGCAGGCTAAAAGATATTTTTTCAAAAATAAGATGCTATATTTATTCTCTCCAGTCACTTCCTTGTTGCAGAACGGTGCAATGCTTGGCTATATTGTTCTTCGATATGACCTGAATAATCTGGAACAGTATGTCGTCAGACAAAAAGGGCTTACTACACTTTTCTATTTCCCCGAAAGTGCTTTGCACATAGGGGAAATGCCTGTCTATAAAACTTTAAAGCTTGAAGGGTATCAAAAAGATTACATTAGTGAGGACTATCTGATACTTAATGAACGTTTTGAAGGGATACTGTCCGAAGGGTTTATTGTATATATGATCGAAAAATCGATCGCGTTCTCCTTTTTAAACCAGTTCCTGCTTTTTTTATGGATCCTTTTTGCTTTTGGTTTCATTGTGATCGGAGTGCTTTCATGGTGGATGGGGGAGCGTATACTTAAGCCTGTGAGAACCCTGACAAATGCCACGCAGCAGATTATTGATACACAGGATTATACGACACAGGTCATTGTATCATCAGAAGATGAGATCTCCGAACTTGCAAGCAATTTCAATGTAATGGTCGAAGAGGTTGATCGTACTTTCAGAATGCTTGAAGAAGAGAACAGGATGAGACTGTTGCGTTTTGTACAGCTTGTCACTATTTTCAACAATCTCATTCAGACTGAAAGCGAAGAGGCATGTATCTCATTGGCACTCGAAGAATTGCAGAAGCTGATGCCTGGCCAGCGCTTTTCTTTCAGCAAAACATATCCGGATAGGAAAGATGAACACGCACAAATGCTACTCTATGTGAAAGATTTTGAAAAAGGCACCAGTGATTTTTACGGGGTGATCTCACTGCCGGATGTCCGTAAAGAGGGTGACGAGGAAGAGCAGAAATTCTACCGTGCCATCGCGACGATGATCATGCTTCAGCTCGATCAGATACGTTTGGTAGACCAGACCAAAGCGGCCTCTTCTGCCAAGTCCACATTTATCTCTCACATGTCGCATGAGTTGAGGACACCGCTGCATACGATCCTGAGCGCTACTCAGTATCTTATAGGCTATGAAGGTCTCACGATACCGCAGCAGGAGAAGATCGCTACCATAGAATCGTCCGCCGGACACCTGCTGGGTATGATCAACGATATACTGGACCTTGTACAGATAGAAGCGGGGAAAGTGCCTGTCTCAAAAGAGATCGTAAGCAGTGGCACCATAGAGAAATTGACCAAAGAAGTCATAAGTATGCTCGAAGTTCTGGCAGAAGAGAAGCATATTGAAATGACGTTTGAAAACAGGCTTCGCAATGATGTAGAAGTGTTCTTGGACAGACGCCTGTTCAAACAGATACTTATCAACCTTATCTCCAATG
Coding sequences:
- a CDS encoding sensor histidine kinase, coding for MNSILKNIIPRTLKNKLRIVLFFIGFVPFIVILLYLHNLGKEKILDDTLAIQHAQMHLVKTNIEQQLISLQKELHFLATLDMMNDMTVEDVDKRIAALLLHKKQDIGTNVDLFALDTNGKIVASTSKQNKEIFVYTKEVEHASRQAKRYFFKNKMLYLFSPVTSLLQNGAMLGYIVLRYDLNNLEQYVVRQKGLTTLFYFPESALHIGEMPVYKTLKLEGYQKDYISEDYLILNERFEGILSEGFIVYMIEKSIAFSFLNQFLLFLWILFAFGFIVIGVLSWWMGERILKPVRTLTNATQQIIDTQDYTTQVIVSSEDEISELASNFNVMVEEVDRTFRMLEEENRMRLLRFVQLVTIFNNLIQTESEEACISLALEELQKLMPGQRFSFSKTYPDRKDEHAQMLLYVKDFEKGTSDFYGVISLPDVRKEGDEEEQKFYRAIATMIMLQLDQIRLVDQTKAASSAKSTFISHMSHELRTPLHTILSATQYLIGYEGLTIPQQEKIATIESSAGHLLGMINDILDLVQIEAGKVPVSKEIVSSGTIEKLTKEVISMLEVLAEEKHIEMTFENRLRNDVEVFLDRRLFKQILINLISNAVKFTDEGTIALRMELCDEGVCIVVRDSGIGLSREEIDVIFDEFTQVKQSTDSIQKGSGLGLAISKKLATLFEGDVLLQSEGKGLGTTAILRLKLQS